In Nostoc sphaeroides, the genomic window ATCGTAGACTCTAGATTAATCTTCGTAATATCCAGTGTCAGTTTGCCCTGTAAAATTCTGGAGATATCTAGCAAGTCTTCAATGAGTTGAACCTGTAAGGTGGCATTCCGCTCGATTGTGGCTAGTGCTTCAGATGTTTTCGCTTGGTTTAACCTGCCAGTTTGCAACAACTTTGACCAGCCGAGAATTGCGTTTAGTGGAGTGCGTAGTTCGTGAGAAAGAACAGCTAAAAATTCATCTTTAATTCGATTGGCTGTTTCTGCTTTAGCTCGTGCTATTTGTTCTAATTCCAGCAGGTGTGCCCGTTCTTCAAGTATTTGTTTTTGTTCGTGGATATCTGTACATGTTCCAAACCACTTTACTACAATACCTTGCTCATCTTTGAGTGGTAAACCTCGCGCTAGCTGCCAACGATAGGAGCCATCAGAAGCCCGTTTAAAGCGATATTCATTGTTATATATAGTGCTATTTTTTACAGCATTAGACCAAACTTCATCAGCATTTTGGATATCATCTGGATGCAATGCAGCCAACCAACCAGAACCCAAGGATTGCTCTAATGTTAACCCAGTGTATTCGCACCAATTTTGATTAAAAAAATCACATTCACCGTTAGGATTGGTTGTCCATACAAGTTGAGGAATTGCCTCAGCCAAGTAACGGTAGCGTTCTTCGCTTTGTCGAAGAATTTCTAAGATGCGTTGGCGTTCAAGGATTTCTTGTTGTAATTGCTCGTTAGTCTTGGTAATTTCATTGGTGCGAACAGCAACCATTTCTTCGAGATGATTCTGATATTTTCGCAGTTCCTCCTCTACCCGTAAGCGTTCGCCTATTTGTGTTTGAAGTTCTTGATTTGCTTGTTCTAGTTGAGCAGGGCTAGGAAGTGCCAATGCTTGGGGAACTAGAGGTACAAGTTGTACTGCTGTAATTACAGATATCATTGCAGTTACTGCTTTGACAAACCCCGACAGCCAATAGGTTGGATACCAAAGCGTCCAAATCTCTATTAAATGAGTAGTGCCACAAGCTACGATAAATGCACTAAACAGCAGAAAAATCCAATCAAAGGGCAAATCCTGCCGCTTGCGGACAAAGTAGAAAAGTGTAGCTGGAATCGAGTAATAAGCTAGTGCGATGAACGCATCAGATAATATGTGTAACCCAACTAAATTTGTTTGCCATAGATAGCAGTGTCCATGTGGAATAAATGATCCTGATGTAAAAAAATTAGTCCACAATTCTGATATCATGTCTGACATAAACACTTTATTTTTTTTAATCTATAGAATCTAATACTAAATTCCTTCATCCTCTAAACCTTAAATCAACTTATCGTGCCTATGGAGCTTATAGCGCATCAGATAGCAATTTTAAGGGCTATGAAGGGAGTAGTCAAACTTGCGAAAGCTACGGACATAATTACGAAAGACACTGGTAAATTCCAAAACAAAACCCATTCTCCCCATCATGAGGGGAATGGTAAAAAAATTAGGAGAAGGAACAGAAAAATTTCATCTCCGCAATTCTGACTTAAGATTTACTTGACTTCTCACTCATTTTATCTAACAGTTCAGTGATTTTTTTAGCTTTTTCAGGTTGGCGTTGTTTTTGCAATAAATCTTTAGCTTGTCGTAGGTTAATTTTAGCTTCCTCTTCTCGCTCTTGCTGCATGAGAATATTTGCCAGACGCAAGTAAGCATCAGGATTTTTTGGACTGCGGCGAATCACTTCCCGAAATAATTCTGTTGCTTCTTCTATTTGGCCTTGTTGGTTTAAAACATCTCCCAAAAACAAGCGCACCACATCATTAGTTGAGTTGAGGGAAATCACCTTACGAAAGGCTGCTTCTGCACCTTGGTAATCTTTGGCTTGAGAAAGATTGATTCCTTTTTGAAACAAGTCTGAGGTAATCAAAGTTTTCCAAGCAAAATAGCCAAGAATTGACAGACTAAGAACAACTACAAGAGCAGGGATAATAGAACTAGTGGGAAAGGTTTCTAGCATTGTCTAAGCCAAAAGGCAAGCGATAGGAAAAATTAAATATTCGATAAAAAATAGTTTCCAGATAAATTGGTAGAATTGAGCGATCGCACTTTTATCTTGTAAGTCTACCGCCAAACTCCGCAACCACATCCAAGCTAGCAGCCCTAAATGAGTAATTACCACAAATATGGGGTTAACTGATGCTACACCTAGCACACCAACCAGAATTATTCCCAGATAGCAGACAGTTATCACCCAAAGAGCTAGATTAAACACAGCTTGCGAACCGAGTTTGATAGTGAAAGTAGAGATATTATAGAGGCGATCGCCTTCTATATCGGGTATATCTTTAAAGATTGCGATCGCAAAGGTAAACACCAAGATAAATAACGTCAGCACCCACACCACAGGTGGAATTCCTTGGCTTTGTTTCAGCGCCCAACTATAATGCAGATACAATCCTAAATTAACAATCGTGCCGCGCACCGAAAAAATGCACAGCGCTGCCCAAAATGGAAACTGTTTCAAGCGAATTGGCGGCAAAGAATAAGCAGTACCAATGGCTAAACTAATTGCTACCATGCCAAATAAGAATGGCCCAGTTAGCCACGCCACAACTAGCGCCAAAATCCCAGTCAAAGCAACAATTAATTGCCCCGTCTGTTGGGAAAACTCACCTGATGCCAACGGTAAATGAGGCTTATTAATCTTGTCAATATCAACATCTTCTAATTGATTCAGCCCCACAATGTAGATATTGCCACACACACAAGCAATCCATGCGCCTAAGACAGGGAATAGGGAATGGGGAGTAGGGAATAGGGAATCAGTACTTTTACTATTTGCAATGGCTATAAAATACAAGCTCAACACACTTAGACTTGTACCAATAATCGTGTGAGGGCGGGAGAATTTCCAGAAAGCGTATAACCACTGGAAATATGATTGAACGGCTTTGCGTGGCAAAGGGCTGTTTTGAGAACTCTGGCTCATGAGTAGCTTTGATTCAGTATTCTGGCTTATTGTTAACCATTGTTACAGAATTTGGTCATTAACAAGAGTCAGCCCCAACTATTGGAGACGCTGTGTTTCGACTCCGCTCAACATAAATTCGCGTTTGGGGAAGTCAAAAGTCACGCATTCAGCCTCATACTTCTTTACGAGAGGCTGCGCTCAGTATTAGGGAACTCCAAGAAATAAATTATCCAATATTGTAGGGTGGGCAACATGAGCGCCCCTAATCATGGGCGGGCGAGACGCCCACCCCACAAGAATTAATTGGATATTTTTTTATTTGGAAGTCCCTTATATGATTTTTGCAAGATGTGCAATATTTCTGTTTAACAACTTCGACTCAAGATTAATTGCCCATTGGGTAATCGATACAATCCTTGTGGCTCAATAATTGGGTCGCCTTTTTTCCAAGGGCGCGATATTGGTTCAACACTACGTACTTCCCCAGTTGGGTAGATGGAAATTAATACATCTCCCGGACTATTGCGTAAAGCACCGGAACCTGTAATGGTAAAAGAGTTTTCTTCTCGCTTGATGCCGCGTGAAATGCAGCTATTGGCAATAAGTGCCTTGGTATCGATGACGTTTGGTAATAATTCGATGAAGCTGTTTTGAATAAAACTGTTATTGGGTGCATTGATATTTGTGACACCAGATACGCCTAATTCTGAACTTGCAGTAATATCACTTTTCTCGGTTGGTTTTGTCCGAGACTCGATACCGAAGATACCTTGCGAGTTGATTTGGATGTTTCCACCAGTTCCAGTGAAAGCGTTAGCGCTGATATCGCTGTTTTCGTTGGGAACTGCAACGATAAATCTTGAGTTGATATTGATGTTACCGCCATTGCCACCTAAATTTCCTGTCTTCCCTGCGTTGGTGGATATTTGACTATTGTGACGCATCAATAATAAATCCCGCACCTCTAGCGTAATATCACCGCCCCGACCTAAATCACTGTTAGATGTAAGTGTCCCTTGGTTGTCTAAAAGTATGGAGTGAGCTGTTACATTTAGATTGCCTGCCTTCCCTAAGTTGACTGTGTTTCCTGGGTAGATGTAGCGTTTGTTAAATAGACTGCTCACAGTTACTTCAGCTTGGTCACGGACAATCAATTGTCCTGTATTGATTGTCAGATTTCCAGCATCTCCAGAAGTGTTAGTCGAAGCAAACAAGCCGCTGTTCTTACCTCTTACTTCTAACGATTCGGAGGCGTTCACAGTCAAATCTCCTCCTGTACCTGTACCTGCTATAAATTGTCCGTTCCGAAACGCTGCACTAGATTCTGTTATAATCTGTCCCCCATCTTGAATAAGCAGCCTCTTGGTCTTAATATTTATATCACCAGCTTTTCCTGCAACAGTAGTTCCACTAGATAATGAGCTTGGTGTAATTAAACCAGTATCTGGTGAGAGAAAGCTACCAATAACCTCTACAGACTCAGAAGCGTTCACAGTTAACTTTCCTCCATTCGCAGTACCTCTAGTAGTAGTTGATACGGCTGCACCATCCCGAACGATTAACTTATTGGCGTTAATTGTTAAATCTCCACCATCTTTTGCACCCGTTGTCTGAGTTCTTAAACGAACAAGATAACCAGTAAGTTCAACGGAGTTGCCTTGCACTTGAATATTGCCTCCACTGCCATCTTTGTTACTAGCATCTACCTGAGATGGAATCTGAGAACCTTTATCAGTTCGTGGGATTAATTGAATGTTTTGGAAATTTTGGACACCTTCATATCCCAAGAGCCAACCTTGGTTTGTTGGCTTCAGGCTGACCAAACTATTGGCAGCGACACTTCCTAGCTCTATTCGTCCTGACGCTGCTGTTAAATTTCCGCCTGAGAGCGTTATATCACCTCCTACAAGTGCTAAGGTTTTATCTGGCTGTACTTGTAGACCAACAGTTGCGCCATTTGAATTTAATGCTTGGGATTGATTTTTGATAGGGGCGGCAGTTGCTCCGAATTGTAAACCAATGGGAACATTTACTGTTAGGAGGGGTTTTGTTTGAATATCCGTGGCACTAAAGGTTCCATCGGCAAAGTTCAGACTACTCGCCGTACTTGCTACGAATGAACCGCCAATTTGTAAAGAAGCATTGGGGCCAAAAATAATCCCGTTAGGATTAATCAGAAACAGGTTGGCTGTGCCGTTAACTTTAAGGATACCATCAATCTCAGAAACAGATTTCCCCGTCACCCGACTAATAATGTTCTGAATATCCCCAACATATTCAAACTCAGCTATACTTCCGTTATTAATTAAGGAAAACTCCTTAAAACTATGGAACAGATTATTGCCTTTTGGAGTTCCACCTTCAATAATTATGGTATTGCCCTGTGTTTTGACAAGAGAATTAGTAGGTAAAGTACCATCTGGGATAATTTGAGCAATAGCAGGAATTGCGGATAAAGTTATTACACCACTTATTGCAAGCACTAAACTTTTAAACAAGTTAGAAAAAGTACTCATACCAAATATACACCCCTTTAAAAGAATACTAATTGCTGAATAAATATGACGTTTTAGATATATTCAATTAGGCTTAACTTAGCAAATGTTATATCTGTTGTCAGAATAGCAGATTTAATAAGAATCGAGAGGCTCAGATCCCCGACTTCTTTGAGAAGTCGGGGATCTTATTGTTCCCGAATGATTTAAGACTGCTATATCTGGGTTTCAGACGTTTTTAGGCAGAAGAGTGTATTTCCCTTGCCCTGTATGGTTTTGAGGCTTGTTTTGTCCTCAAAAATGTTTAAGTCTTGTTAATAAGTTTAGGCGAGAGTAATTGACTAGACAATATTATGACTCGTGACATACCCAATTACCATCATCATCTACTCCGCACATTGATGGCGCACTATTTTCAGATGTAAATGCTATTGCAAAAGCCTGAATTTTTTGCTTCTTAACAGCACTCTTAGAATCACTTGAATTTGGATCACAATTGTCTAGGCTTTCACTCAATTCGCTCTTAATATCGTCTACTAACTGTTGTTTTTTCTGAGATTCCATAACTTTTACTTTTATTGCACTCTGGTAATTGTGTGAACTTACTTTGTAATGTACTAATTAACAGAAATTCGATTAGTACAGTTTGCCAATGAAGGAACAAGTTTAGAGGAACAGGAAAGAATTAGGTTTCTTTCATGAATGCTCATAATTGCGGATACAGCTATAATAGTAACAATTACGCATTCCTTTACAAAACTTCATATTGTTACGGAATTTCCCTTTAAAGCTTTTAAAAAACGCTGGAACTTGAGCGCTGTGTATGCGTGTGCATTGAATACCTCTAAAACACTTAGCCTCCGTTGAGTGACGCTTGGTGTGGTCAAAAGTAGTTGGTAAATGAGCGATCGCTTAATATATCAAGTTATACGCCAACCATCAAACTGGACGACAACTAGACAAAATACTGTGCATATTTACTACTTGTCCAATAACTGCGATCGCAGGCGCACCAAATCCAGTTTGCTCTACCTGCTCGACAATTGTTTCTAAAGTACCAATCAATTCTTCTTGTTCTGGGCGTGTACCCCAGCGCACCAAAGCAATGGGCGTTTCTAAATTCAACCCAGCCGCACTTAACTGTTCCACAATATAAGGCAGATTGTGAATTCCCATATAAATTACAATGGTTTCGGAACCGTGAGCGATCGCATTCCAATCCACTTTCGGTCTATACTTACCCGCCGCCTCGTGACCAGTAACAAATGTAACTGAAGAACTATACAGCCGATGAGTCAATGGAATACCTGCATAAGCTGCGGCTGCAATACCCGATGTGATACCTGGCACAACTTCCGTTGAGATTCCCGCGTTGACTAATTCTTCCATCTCTTCGCCACCGCGACCAAAAATAAAAGGATCGCCACCCTTTAACCGCACTACAATTGCATGATCCTGCGCTTTCTCAATCAGCAATTGAGTTGTTTCTTCCTGAAACAGCGAATGTTTTCCCCTGCGCTTACCAGCGTTAATTTGCTCGGCTTCGGGATTAATCATTGCCAGAATTGGCGGACTCACCAAGGCATCATAGATAACAACATCTGCACATTCTAATAAACCTTTTGCCTTCAGGGTAATTAATCCTGGATCTCCTGGCCCCGCACCTACTAAATAAACCTTTCCCAAATACTTGTTCTCCTGTTTTTCTGTGCGGTTCATCTATCTGTTAAATCCCAAATTATCTCGGCTAATTCTGCACTTGCTCCCAGTGGTTCTGCCAATTGGAAATTCACCGCAGAAAATTGTAATTTTAGCTCCTCTATTGAGGCTGCGATCGCATCGGTTATTCCACCAGCGAATAAAAAGTATGGCAGAATTGCAATTTCTTTATAACCAGCAGCTACCAACTCTTTCACCCGTGATTCTAAACTACCAGGGACAGACCAATAAGCAGTCACAGCTGACAAATTCCCCGCCATTGCTTCGATAGTTTCTTTAGAACCTGGGCGACGGCTACCATGAGCTAAGAGAATCCATGCTTCTGCTTTTATAGTAGCTATTTGCTTTGCCAGCAATTTCTCTAAATTAGGGTGAGAGCCTAAGTATGGTTGCAACTCAATGATGATATCCTGATTAATAGCCTGTTGTGCTAGTGCTACTTCGGCCGGAATATCTGTCATTACATGCACTCCCGGCAGCAGAAATAGCGGTACGATTTTGAGGCGATTCTCGTTTTGAGAGAGTTTGCCCTCGCAAAAAGCTCTCTTAGCAAATTCTTGAATCTGCTCGTGTAAAGGCAGAGGATTCATTTCTAAAGCAGCTATGCCAACCAGATGTGCGCCATTTAATGCATTGTGGCTTTCTGGCAATTTGTTATATACCAGCTTTGCTAGTTGCTGCATAGCAATTTCTGGGCGGCGATCGCGACTTCCGTGAGATACTAGCAGATAGGCAGATGACATCGGCAAAGCTTGAACTCTCAGTTGCTATTTTTCTGATCTTAGAGTCTATCAAGAAAAACTGGAGTATCCTACCTTTTCTTGGGGTTGCATATTTGCGGGATAAATGTTTTTGATTTGTGCTATAGCCTTTTGACGCCGAGTGAGTAATCGGCTTTGTGGGCATTTGTTATTTTTTGGACTTGCTTACGTAATACTTTTAAACTCCAGTTAACAGTAATAATACGATACACTAATATAGTAGTTTTTGTGACAATCATGAAAAAGCTATCAAATACGCTAAAACATTATCTCTGCAAGGGATTCTCTGTAATTGGATTTGTGTATTGTGTTGGTGGCGTGGCTTCACCTGCAACAGCCGCTCTTGCCACGTTCGATAGTTTTACAGAAGGTTTTGTTACACCAGTACTGACGGATGGAGGGATCACATTCTCGGATTTGGATCAACGTCTATCGGGTTCAACTCCTACCTTTAGTATAGAAAGAGCTGACGAATCGCTCACATCGCCTTTCTCTCCACCAAATATTCTCACGGTTGGTGGCTATGCTCCTGGGCCTGGTGCCAGTTTTGGACGATTTGGTTCTGCTACTATAAGCACAGGAGAATTAGCATCGGTTGCGAGTTTAGACATCTTCAACTTGCAGTTTCCTGCAACTGATAATATTCTGACGCTGGAAGCATACTTGGATGGAACACTTGTTGGTAGTAATTCAGTGAATTTCGACAAAACTGATGATATAGGTATACTTTATCGCCAGCTTTCTATATCAGATGTTAGCTTTGATAAACTTCGACTTGTAGCATCTGGATCTGAAGACGAGGGAGTTTTATTTATTAGCATTGATAACGTCCGCATTGATCAGACTGCCAGTGTACCCGAACCTTCCTCCGTATTAAGTTTATTAATGTTTGGGATTTCAGGTGTAGTTTTCATGCTCAAGCGTCAGCCGAAATCACTCAGTAGCATTAATATTGCAAGTATCAAATAGAGACATAGCAATCCGATTTGATTTTTGAAATTATTTCCGTAGGCAGAAAAACGCGATTAATCGCCTCTGTACTGGAGAATAGGAAATCAGCCCTTTCGAGTTGAGGGCAAGTTTTTTCAAGAATCAAATAGGAGTCCTATATGAGGGTTGGTGTCACCTGGGGAAAAGTTGTAAGCTGTTCGTCATCTAGTTTTACAGGGCAATCTAAAGCAGCAAACGGTTTCAAGCCCTAAATTATCAAATTTAGATGCGCGTCAGCTTACTACTTTGCCTAAAAGAGAAGTTTCTAGTGTGTGGCTTAAACGCCAGAAAGCTCAAAATTCAAACATGCGTGACTTTTGACTTTTGCCAAGCGATACTAGGGTTTTTTGAGGAATCTGTATTTAAAAATATTCTCAACGACTGCCATATTTTCTTCCCACCGTCTGCCTTATTGTTTTTCAGCAGTGTAAGTATAAAATTGATCGAAAGCTCCCACCGTCTCAAATTTGTAAGAAGGTATCCAAGAGTTGATCTTTAAATCTGTACGGTAAATGCTAAAAATAAGATAATTTTGTCTTTCTGTAGTCCTGGCAATAATTTCTTGGATTTGCGGGTTAGCCGAGTCAACTAACTTATCACAATTAAAATGAATTAAATTTTCTATAATATTGGTAGTTTTTTTGCATACATCGCTTTTTAAGTATTCTGTCAGCCGTTGCACTGCATATTCTTCATACTCAACCTGACTGGGATTAGTCTTCGCCATTGCCACACCCAAGGCGGCGAGTCCTGCTGCTGCTCCAGTATATGCAATGATCGTTAAGGGTTTCATATTTGCCAAAAATTCATTATAATTGCTTAGATTCCAGAGACTCTAAATCAACTGAGTCCGTTCCTTGAATAAAAACTCTTGATCGCTTGGCAAATTATTGCTATAATTCAAATTGTTGAATGGCGAGCGTAGCCAAGTGGTTAAGGCAGTGGTTTGTGGTACCACCATTCGTGGGTTCAATTCCCATCGTTCGCCCTACATAATTTAATAGCGATCCATAAGTTCCTATATAAGATGGGTGGTGGTTTTGAAGGTTCATAA contains:
- a CDS encoding hybrid sensor histidine kinase/response regulator, with amino-acid sequence MSDMISELWTNFFTSGSFIPHGHCYLWQTNLVGLHILSDAFIALAYYSIPATLFYFVRKRQDLPFDWIFLLFSAFIVACGTTHLIEIWTLWYPTYWLSGFVKAVTAMISVITAVQLVPLVPQALALPSPAQLEQANQELQTQIGERLRVEEELRKYQNHLEEMVAVRTNEITKTNEQLQQEILERQRILEILRQSEERYRYLAEAIPQLVWTTNPNGECDFFNQNWCEYTGLTLEQSLGSGWLAALHPDDIQNADEVWSNAVKNSTIYNNEYRFKRASDGSYRWQLARGLPLKDEQGIVVKWFGTCTDIHEQKQILEERAHLLELEQIARAKAETANRIKDEFLAVLSHELRTPLNAILGWSKLLQTGRLNQAKTSEALATIERNATLQVQLIEDLLDISRILQGKLTLDITKINLESTILSALQTMRLAAEAKSIEVSTVFEPLMGEVMGDSTRLQQVVWNLLSNAVKFTPKGGKIEVRLKQADGYAQIIVSDTGKGISAEFLPFVFDYFRQADSTSTRNFGGLGLGLAIVRNIIEIHGGIVKADSHGEDKGATFTVSLPLLQDENLRLTDEQNYPVLLIPKSLPLAGIRVLVVDDEPDSLDFTAFVLEQDGAFVISLSSAYEALQTLAQVKLDVLVSDISMPDMDGYMLIRKVRTWTPEQGGQIPAIALTAFARNDDQEEALKAGFQMHLPKPFNPEELIAAIAQLVEAKVSAIT
- a CDS encoding PEP-CTERM sorting domain-containing protein (PEP-CTERM proteins occur, often in large numbers, in the proteomes of bacteria that also encode an exosortase, a predicted intramembrane cysteine proteinase. The presence of a PEP-CTERM domain at a protein's C-terminus predicts cleavage within the sorting domain, followed by covalent anchoring to some some component of the (usually Gram-negative) cell surface. Many PEP-CTERM proteins exhibit an unusual sequence composition that includes large numbers of potential glycosylation sites. Expression of one such protein has been shown restore the ability of a bacterium to form floc, a type of biofilm.); translation: MKKLSNTLKHYLCKGFSVIGFVYCVGGVASPATAALATFDSFTEGFVTPVLTDGGITFSDLDQRLSGSTPTFSIERADESLTSPFSPPNILTVGGYAPGPGASFGRFGSATISTGELASVASLDIFNLQFPATDNILTLEAYLDGTLVGSNSVNFDKTDDIGILYRQLSISDVSFDKLRLVASGSEDEGVLFISIDNVRIDQTASVPEPSSVLSLLMFGISGVVFMLKRQPKSLSSINIASIK
- a CDS encoding sirohydrochlorin chelatase, which translates into the protein MSSAYLLVSHGSRDRRPEIAMQQLAKLVYNKLPESHNALNGAHLVGIAALEMNPLPLHEQIQEFAKRAFCEGKLSQNENRLKIVPLFLLPGVHVMTDIPAEVALAQQAINQDIIIELQPYLGSHPNLEKLLAKQIATIKAEAWILLAHGSRRPGSKETIEAMAGNLSAVTAYWSVPGSLESRVKELVAAGYKEIAILPYFLFAGGITDAIAASIEELKLQFSAVNFQLAEPLGASAELAEIIWDLTDR
- a CDS encoding homogentisate phytyltransferase, with the protein product MSQSSQNSPLPRKAVQSYFQWLYAFWKFSRPHTIIGTSLSVLSLYFIAIANSKSTDSLFPTPHSLFPVLGAWIACVCGNIYIVGLNQLEDVDIDKINKPHLPLASGEFSQQTGQLIVALTGILALVVAWLTGPFLFGMVAISLAIGTAYSLPPIRLKQFPFWAALCIFSVRGTIVNLGLYLHYSWALKQSQGIPPVVWVLTLFILVFTFAIAIFKDIPDIEGDRLYNISTFTIKLGSQAVFNLALWVITVCYLGIILVGVLGVASVNPIFVVITHLGLLAWMWLRSLAVDLQDKSAIAQFYQFIWKLFFIEYLIFPIACLLA
- the cobA gene encoding uroporphyrinogen-III C-methyltransferase, whose product is MNRTEKQENKYLGKVYLVGAGPGDPGLITLKAKGLLECADVVIYDALVSPPILAMINPEAEQINAGKRRGKHSLFQEETTQLLIEKAQDHAIVVRLKGGDPFIFGRGGEEMEELVNAGISTEVVPGITSGIAAAAYAGIPLTHRLYSSSVTFVTGHEAAGKYRPKVDWNAIAHGSETIVIYMGIHNLPYIVEQLSAAGLNLETPIALVRWGTRPEQEELIGTLETIVEQVEQTGFGAPAIAVIGQVVNMHSILSSCRPV
- a CDS encoding tetratricopeptide repeat protein; this encodes MLETFPTSSIIPALVVVLSLSILGYFAWKTLITSDLFQKGINLSQAKDYQGAEAAFRKVISLNSTNDVVRLFLGDVLNQQGQIEEATELFREVIRRSPKNPDAYLRLANILMQQEREEEAKINLRQAKDLLQKQRQPEKAKKITELLDKMSEKSSKS
- a CDS encoding DUF4359 domain-containing protein, translating into MKPLTIIAYTGAAAGLAALGVAMAKTNPSQVEYEEYAVQRLTEYLKSDVCKKTTNIIENLIHFNCDKLVDSANPQIQEIIARTTERQNYLIFSIYRTDLKINSWIPSYKFETVGAFDQFYTYTAEKQ
- a CDS encoding filamentous hemagglutinin N-terminal domain-containing protein, whose amino-acid sequence is MSTFSNLFKSLVLAISGVITLSAIPAIAQIIPDGTLPTNSLVKTQGNTIIIEGGTPKGNNLFHSFKEFSLINNGSIAEFEYVGDIQNIISRVTGKSVSEIDGILKVNGTANLFLINPNGIIFGPNASLQIGGSFVASTASSLNFADGTFSATDIQTKPLLTVNVPIGLQFGATAAPIKNQSQALNSNGATVGLQVQPDKTLALVGGDITLSGGNLTAASGRIELGSVAANSLVSLKPTNQGWLLGYEGVQNFQNIQLIPRTDKGSQIPSQVDASNKDGSGGNIQVQGNSVELTGYLVRLRTQTTGAKDGGDLTINANKLIVRDGAAVSTTTRGTANGGKLTVNASESVEVIGSFLSPDTGLITPSSLSSGTTVAGKAGDINIKTKRLLIQDGGQIITESSAAFRNGQFIAGTGTGGDLTVNASESLEVRGKNSGLFASTNTSGDAGNLTINTGQLIVRDQAEVTVSSLFNKRYIYPGNTVNLGKAGNLNVTAHSILLDNQGTLTSNSDLGRGGDITLEVRDLLLMRHNSQISTNAGKTGNLGGNGGNININSRFIVAVPNENSDISANAFTGTGGNIQINSQGIFGIESRTKPTEKSDITASSELGVSGVTNINAPNNSFIQNSFIELLPNVIDTKALIANSCISRGIKREENSFTITGSGALRNSPGDVLISIYPTGEVRSVEPISRPWKKGDPIIEPQGLYRLPNGQLILSRSC